Proteins encoded in a region of the Dreissena polymorpha isolate Duluth1 chromosome 6, UMN_Dpol_1.0, whole genome shotgun sequence genome:
- the LOC127833829 gene encoding uncharacterized protein LOC127833829 isoform X3 yields MMIVSYILAFCVGVTVAKDLILDGSNCSSKNDLPFLIERVAGYNRSTSEQAITDFYLNEGWYSIPGFTLSSDPLNKCGSHNFWYMKGRALPGTNTISTNTVCFADGSDCTFSKQIKVKRCSANDYRFYLPPTDASDEAYCTSPLNASGVVDPVPNVTYIKPKIEVRTTEALMLECTCNFTVKPDDTKLLYTVEWTITDTSGKIKHLQTTTSNKSVDKQFVDETKLTESTLISNGIDTLGFRIMCSVRVKSSMDGRYSPAMSSDSTFLGIEVLSEPEIRLVGNEKVNISVRLTVPFRCRTELTHCTYDFLLFIPVDYGSCNSQSIRTTERDNNWICGARFGKQDVDTIKNITIAIFHGHTSNNIIGKMYNVFFRTRSLVGNRLFSDYVPDPIRIQSVVDYKTVSNALCYSHGDPQVKAFEARDSCQIQEAGIFMLYRNKEYNIEVHTNHTSCGRYGYCNIAVAICVGRDVYVFDLANHQTAFTRCDDRVMAGKILRDGQYRYKILLPTGAEMTINVGSFLQIDIKPGLRDFDKTDGLCGKFDNDSKNDVDLCKTSGSWKIDAKDSLFNEKYVQSLQGWSEKLNLCTCNCDYTKDCPLSDTITCSPDSREWCNINLYKNVSHGLCYIGRHKRSADVHRRHEFQLEVGQSKKNIKRPRREVTQGPIDLNAARSICLREMNTSIVQICSRLPGLDVGSYYEDCARDFMVTNSHEWVHQHIEGLKQKCLHFVEVRQPLPQHVLEHVYMVQEIHTNGTNDNSFFDSDLLKRIKDASCPNECSKNGHCVNGECKCQNSYIGEDCSKLYSESPEMIGIPDNGLCDLAERPCEQTMVIGRNFVESYNLSCKLVPLKVDQANQVQRGNPDIQMAKMDTFAQVLCPLTQNPDRKRRFAQFDIYTLTIGYFISISNNREIFSQEDSIVIFNSVCLSCTKQAGLIQCKQKSGYCAHEGRCYMEGDKLDCFTCQGSPLAWKPGKE; encoded by the exons ATGATGATCGTCTCGTACATTTTAGCGTTTTGTGTTGGCGTCACAGTGGCTAAAg ATTTAATTTTAGATGGCTCGAATTGTTCTTCAAAAAATGATCTACCGTTTCTGATCGAGAGGGTAGCTGGGTACAACAGAAGTACTTCAGAACAAGCGATAACCGACTTTTACCTAAACGAGGGCTGGTACAGCATACCCGGCTTCACACTCTCATCCGATCCATTAAACAAATGTGGATCTCACAACTTTTGGTATATGAAAG GTAGAGCGCTACCTGGAACGAACACGATATCCACAAACACTGTTTGCTTTGCGGATGGATCTGATTGCACATTCTCAAAACAGATCAAAGTGAAACGTTGTTCGGCAAACGACTACAGATTTTATCTTCCTCCTACTGACGCAAGCGACGAGGCATATTGCACTT CTCCGTTGAATGCTTCCGGTGTTG TCGATCCTGTACCAAACGTGACTTACATAAAACCAAAGATCGAAGTTCGTACTACTGAAGCTCTCATGCTTGAGTGTACATGTAACTTTACTGTAAAACCCGATGACACAAAGTTGTTGTACACAGTCGAATGGACGATAACGGACACCAGTGGAAAAATTAAACACCTACAAACGACGACGTCAAACAAAAGCGTTGACAAACAGTTCGTCGATGAAACAAAATTAACGGAAAGCACTCTTATTAGCAACGGGATCGATACATTAGGTTTTCGT ATAATGTGTTCTGTCCGCGTCAAGTCTTCGATGGATGGGCGGTACAGCCCTGCGATGAGCAGCGATAGTACATTTTTGGGAATTGAG GTACTTTCGGAACCTGAGATACGTCTTGTGGGGAATGAAAAAGTCAACATAAGTGTTCGGCTTACGGTTCCGTTCCGTTGTAGAACAGAATTAACACATTGTACCTATGACTTCTTGCTTTTCATCCCAGTCGATTATGGGTCCTGCAATAGTCAGAGCATAAGAACAACAGAACGAGACAATAACTGGATATGCGGAGCAAGATTTGGAAAACAAGATGTGGATACAATCAAAAACATTACCATTGCAATTTTCCATGGTCATACGTCAAACAACATAATTGGCAAAATGTACAATGTTTTCTTTCGGACAAGAAGTTTAGTTGGCAATAGATTATTTTCAGACTACGTCCCGGATCCTATACGG ATACAATCCGTGGTTGATTACAAAACAGTTTCCAATGCTTTGTGCTATTCGCATGGTGATCCACAAGTCAAAGCCTTTGAAGCAAG AGATTCATGTCAAATCCAAGAGGCTGGAATTTTCATGTTATACCGAAATAAGGAGTACAATATTGAG GTTCATACCAATCATACATCATGTGGGCGGTATGGGTATTGTAATATCGCTGTAGCTATCTGTGTTGGTCGAGACGTGTACGTTTTTGACTTAGCAAATCATCAAACAGCATTTACTAGGTGCGACGATAGAGTAATGGCTGGCAAAATTCTTAGAGATGGACAATATAGATACAAG ATATTACTTCCGACTGGCGCAGAAATGACTATAAATGTAGGAAGTTTTCTACAGATTGATATAAAACCTGGCCTTCGTGACTTTGACAAAACGGACGGACTGTGTGGAAAATTCGACAACGATTCTAAAAATGATGTTGATTTATGTAAAACATCCGGAAGCTGGAA GATTGATGCAAAGGATAGTCTCTTCAACGAAAAATACGTGCAGAGCTTGCAAGGCTGGTCCGAGAAGCTAAACTTATGCACGTGCAACTGTGATTATACGAAAGACTGTCCGCTCAGTGACACAATCACTTGTAGTCCAGATTCGCGGGAATGGTGCAATATTAACTTGTACAAGAATGTGAGCCACGGGCTGTGCTATATCGGACGCCACAAACGAAGTGCAGATGTTCACAGACGCCATGAATTTCAGTTGGAAGTTGGTCAATCAAAG AAAAACATTAAACGCCCTCGTCGTGAAGTAACGCAAGGACCAATTGATTTGAATGCTGCAAGAAGCATTTGCCTGCGGGAAATGAACACTTCAATCGTGCAGATCTGCTCAAGACTTCCGGGACTTGACGTGGGGTCGTATTATGAAGACTGTGCAAGGGACTTTAtg GTAACAAATTCCCACGAATGGGTACATCAACATATTGAAGGCTTGAAGCAGAAATGCCTGCACTTTGTAGAGGTCAGACAACCACTGCCCCAACATGTACTAGAACACGTTTATATGGTCCAGGAAATTCATACGAATGGTACAAACGATAACTCGTTCTTTGATTCAGACCTGCTTAAACGAATAAAAGATGCGTCTTGCCCTAACGAGTGCAGCAAAAATGGACACTGTGTAAATG GCGAATGTAAGTGTCAAAATAGCTATATAGGCGAGGATTGCTCCAAACTGTACAGTGAGTCCCCAGAAATGATTGGCATACCAGACAATGGGCTGTGCGATCTGGCTGAGAGACCTTGTGAACAGACCATGGTTATTGGACGAAATTTTGTGGAATCATACAATCTCTCTTGTAAATTAGTACCATTAAAG GTAGACCAAGCTAACCAAGTGCAAAGAGGCAATCCAGATATACAAATGGCAAAGATGGACACGTTTGCACAAGTACTGTGTCCTTTAACACAAAACCCGGACAGAAAACGGCGTTTCGCTCAGTTTGACATTTACACCCTTACAATCGGCTACTTCATCTCCATTAGCAACAACCGTGAGATTTTCAGCCAAGAAGACTCCATCGTTATTTTTAATTCGGTGTGTTTGAGTTGCACAAAACAAGCAGGCCTGATCCAATGCAAACAAAAG TCAGGATATTGTGCTCACGAGGGGCGATGCTACATGGAAGGTGATAAACTGGACTGCTTCACGTGTCAGGGGTCTCCTCTCGCTTGGAAACCAGGAAAAG AATGA
- the LOC127833829 gene encoding uncharacterized protein LOC127833829 isoform X1, which yields MMIVSYILAFCVGVTVAKDLILDGSNCSSKNDLPFLIERVAGYNRSTSEQAITDFYLNEGWYSIPGFTLSSDPLNKCGSHNFWYMKGRALPGTNTISTNTVCFADGSDCTFSKQIKVKRCSANDYRFYLPPTDASDEAYCTSPLNASGVVDPVPNVTYIKPKIEVRTTEALMLECTCNFTVKPDDTKLLYTVEWTITDTSGKIKHLQTTTSNKSVDKQFVDETKLTESTLISNGIDTLGFRIMCSVRVKSSMDGRYSPAMSSDSTFLGIEVLSEPEIRLVGNEKVNISVRLTVPFRCRTELTHCTYDFLLFIPVDYGSCNSQSIRTTERDNNWICGARFGKQDVDTIKNITIAIFHGHTSNNIIGKMYNVFFRTRSLVGNRLFSDYVPDPIRIQSVVDYKTVSNALCYSHGDPQVKAFEARDSCQIQEAGIFMLYRNKEYNIEVHTNHTSCGRYGYCNIAVAICVGRDVYVFDLANHQTAFTRCDDRVMAGKILRDGQYRYKILLPTGAEMTINVGSFLQIDIKPGLRDFDKTDGLCGKFDNDSKNDVDLCKTSGSWKIDAKDSLFNEKYVQSLQGWSEKLNLCTCNCDYTKDCPLSDTITCSPDSREWCNINLYKNVSHGLCYIGRHKRSADVHRRHEFQLEVGQSKKNIKRPRREVTQGPIDLNAARSICLREMNTSIVQICSRLPGLDVGSYYEDCARDFMVTNSHEWVHQHIEGLKQKCLHFVEVRQPLPQHVLEHVYMVQEIHTNGTNDNSFFDSDLLKRIKDASCPNECSKNGHCVNGECKCQNSYIGEDCSKLYSESPEMIGIPDNGLCDLAERPCEQTMVIGRNFVESYNLSCKLVPLKVDQANQVQRGNPDIQMAKMDTFAQVLCPLTQNPDRKRRFAQFDIYTLTIGYFISISNNREIFSQEDSIVIFNSVCLSCTKQAGLIQCKQKSGYCAHEGRCYMEGDKLDCFTCQGSPLAWKPGKECRPPAKVKSDDKLWIIGMVTAVLFVLAVIIVMVYKCISPKMKVNVLQQRYGSPELPAKTAYRTKFN from the exons ATGATGATCGTCTCGTACATTTTAGCGTTTTGTGTTGGCGTCACAGTGGCTAAAg ATTTAATTTTAGATGGCTCGAATTGTTCTTCAAAAAATGATCTACCGTTTCTGATCGAGAGGGTAGCTGGGTACAACAGAAGTACTTCAGAACAAGCGATAACCGACTTTTACCTAAACGAGGGCTGGTACAGCATACCCGGCTTCACACTCTCATCCGATCCATTAAACAAATGTGGATCTCACAACTTTTGGTATATGAAAG GTAGAGCGCTACCTGGAACGAACACGATATCCACAAACACTGTTTGCTTTGCGGATGGATCTGATTGCACATTCTCAAAACAGATCAAAGTGAAACGTTGTTCGGCAAACGACTACAGATTTTATCTTCCTCCTACTGACGCAAGCGACGAGGCATATTGCACTT CTCCGTTGAATGCTTCCGGTGTTG TCGATCCTGTACCAAACGTGACTTACATAAAACCAAAGATCGAAGTTCGTACTACTGAAGCTCTCATGCTTGAGTGTACATGTAACTTTACTGTAAAACCCGATGACACAAAGTTGTTGTACACAGTCGAATGGACGATAACGGACACCAGTGGAAAAATTAAACACCTACAAACGACGACGTCAAACAAAAGCGTTGACAAACAGTTCGTCGATGAAACAAAATTAACGGAAAGCACTCTTATTAGCAACGGGATCGATACATTAGGTTTTCGT ATAATGTGTTCTGTCCGCGTCAAGTCTTCGATGGATGGGCGGTACAGCCCTGCGATGAGCAGCGATAGTACATTTTTGGGAATTGAG GTACTTTCGGAACCTGAGATACGTCTTGTGGGGAATGAAAAAGTCAACATAAGTGTTCGGCTTACGGTTCCGTTCCGTTGTAGAACAGAATTAACACATTGTACCTATGACTTCTTGCTTTTCATCCCAGTCGATTATGGGTCCTGCAATAGTCAGAGCATAAGAACAACAGAACGAGACAATAACTGGATATGCGGAGCAAGATTTGGAAAACAAGATGTGGATACAATCAAAAACATTACCATTGCAATTTTCCATGGTCATACGTCAAACAACATAATTGGCAAAATGTACAATGTTTTCTTTCGGACAAGAAGTTTAGTTGGCAATAGATTATTTTCAGACTACGTCCCGGATCCTATACGG ATACAATCCGTGGTTGATTACAAAACAGTTTCCAATGCTTTGTGCTATTCGCATGGTGATCCACAAGTCAAAGCCTTTGAAGCAAG AGATTCATGTCAAATCCAAGAGGCTGGAATTTTCATGTTATACCGAAATAAGGAGTACAATATTGAG GTTCATACCAATCATACATCATGTGGGCGGTATGGGTATTGTAATATCGCTGTAGCTATCTGTGTTGGTCGAGACGTGTACGTTTTTGACTTAGCAAATCATCAAACAGCATTTACTAGGTGCGACGATAGAGTAATGGCTGGCAAAATTCTTAGAGATGGACAATATAGATACAAG ATATTACTTCCGACTGGCGCAGAAATGACTATAAATGTAGGAAGTTTTCTACAGATTGATATAAAACCTGGCCTTCGTGACTTTGACAAAACGGACGGACTGTGTGGAAAATTCGACAACGATTCTAAAAATGATGTTGATTTATGTAAAACATCCGGAAGCTGGAA GATTGATGCAAAGGATAGTCTCTTCAACGAAAAATACGTGCAGAGCTTGCAAGGCTGGTCCGAGAAGCTAAACTTATGCACGTGCAACTGTGATTATACGAAAGACTGTCCGCTCAGTGACACAATCACTTGTAGTCCAGATTCGCGGGAATGGTGCAATATTAACTTGTACAAGAATGTGAGCCACGGGCTGTGCTATATCGGACGCCACAAACGAAGTGCAGATGTTCACAGACGCCATGAATTTCAGTTGGAAGTTGGTCAATCAAAG AAAAACATTAAACGCCCTCGTCGTGAAGTAACGCAAGGACCAATTGATTTGAATGCTGCAAGAAGCATTTGCCTGCGGGAAATGAACACTTCAATCGTGCAGATCTGCTCAAGACTTCCGGGACTTGACGTGGGGTCGTATTATGAAGACTGTGCAAGGGACTTTAtg GTAACAAATTCCCACGAATGGGTACATCAACATATTGAAGGCTTGAAGCAGAAATGCCTGCACTTTGTAGAGGTCAGACAACCACTGCCCCAACATGTACTAGAACACGTTTATATGGTCCAGGAAATTCATACGAATGGTACAAACGATAACTCGTTCTTTGATTCAGACCTGCTTAAACGAATAAAAGATGCGTCTTGCCCTAACGAGTGCAGCAAAAATGGACACTGTGTAAATG GCGAATGTAAGTGTCAAAATAGCTATATAGGCGAGGATTGCTCCAAACTGTACAGTGAGTCCCCAGAAATGATTGGCATACCAGACAATGGGCTGTGCGATCTGGCTGAGAGACCTTGTGAACAGACCATGGTTATTGGACGAAATTTTGTGGAATCATACAATCTCTCTTGTAAATTAGTACCATTAAAG GTAGACCAAGCTAACCAAGTGCAAAGAGGCAATCCAGATATACAAATGGCAAAGATGGACACGTTTGCACAAGTACTGTGTCCTTTAACACAAAACCCGGACAGAAAACGGCGTTTCGCTCAGTTTGACATTTACACCCTTACAATCGGCTACTTCATCTCCATTAGCAACAACCGTGAGATTTTCAGCCAAGAAGACTCCATCGTTATTTTTAATTCGGTGTGTTTGAGTTGCACAAAACAAGCAGGCCTGATCCAATGCAAACAAAAG TCAGGATATTGTGCTCACGAGGGGCGATGCTACATGGAAGGTGATAAACTGGACTGCTTCACGTGTCAGGGGTCTCCTCTCGCTTGGAAACCAGGAAAAG AGTGTCGCCCTCCTGCAAAAGTCAAAAGTGACGACAAACTATGGATCATAGGAATGGTTACTGCGGTCCTTTTTGTGCTCGCAGTGATTATAGTGATGGTCTATAAGTGTATTAGCCCAAA AATGAAGGTGAATGTTCTCCAACAGCGTTATGGCAGTCCGGAGCTCCCAGCAAAGACGGCATATAGAACCAAATTCAACTAG
- the LOC127833829 gene encoding uncharacterized protein LOC127833829 isoform X2 has translation MMIVSYILAFCVGVTVAKDGSNCSSKNDLPFLIERVAGYNRSTSEQAITDFYLNEGWYSIPGFTLSSDPLNKCGSHNFWYMKGRALPGTNTISTNTVCFADGSDCTFSKQIKVKRCSANDYRFYLPPTDASDEAYCTSPLNASGVVDPVPNVTYIKPKIEVRTTEALMLECTCNFTVKPDDTKLLYTVEWTITDTSGKIKHLQTTTSNKSVDKQFVDETKLTESTLISNGIDTLGFRIMCSVRVKSSMDGRYSPAMSSDSTFLGIEVLSEPEIRLVGNEKVNISVRLTVPFRCRTELTHCTYDFLLFIPVDYGSCNSQSIRTTERDNNWICGARFGKQDVDTIKNITIAIFHGHTSNNIIGKMYNVFFRTRSLVGNRLFSDYVPDPIRIQSVVDYKTVSNALCYSHGDPQVKAFEARDSCQIQEAGIFMLYRNKEYNIEVHTNHTSCGRYGYCNIAVAICVGRDVYVFDLANHQTAFTRCDDRVMAGKILRDGQYRYKILLPTGAEMTINVGSFLQIDIKPGLRDFDKTDGLCGKFDNDSKNDVDLCKTSGSWKIDAKDSLFNEKYVQSLQGWSEKLNLCTCNCDYTKDCPLSDTITCSPDSREWCNINLYKNVSHGLCYIGRHKRSADVHRRHEFQLEVGQSKKNIKRPRREVTQGPIDLNAARSICLREMNTSIVQICSRLPGLDVGSYYEDCARDFMVTNSHEWVHQHIEGLKQKCLHFVEVRQPLPQHVLEHVYMVQEIHTNGTNDNSFFDSDLLKRIKDASCPNECSKNGHCVNGECKCQNSYIGEDCSKLYSESPEMIGIPDNGLCDLAERPCEQTMVIGRNFVESYNLSCKLVPLKVDQANQVQRGNPDIQMAKMDTFAQVLCPLTQNPDRKRRFAQFDIYTLTIGYFISISNNREIFSQEDSIVIFNSVCLSCTKQAGLIQCKQKSGYCAHEGRCYMEGDKLDCFTCQGSPLAWKPGKECRPPAKVKSDDKLWIIGMVTAVLFVLAVIIVMVYKCISPKMKVNVLQQRYGSPELPAKTAYRTKFN, from the exons ATGATGATCGTCTCGTACATTTTAGCGTTTTGTGTTGGCGTCACAGTGGCTAAAg ATGGCTCGAATTGTTCTTCAAAAAATGATCTACCGTTTCTGATCGAGAGGGTAGCTGGGTACAACAGAAGTACTTCAGAACAAGCGATAACCGACTTTTACCTAAACGAGGGCTGGTACAGCATACCCGGCTTCACACTCTCATCCGATCCATTAAACAAATGTGGATCTCACAACTTTTGGTATATGAAAG GTAGAGCGCTACCTGGAACGAACACGATATCCACAAACACTGTTTGCTTTGCGGATGGATCTGATTGCACATTCTCAAAACAGATCAAAGTGAAACGTTGTTCGGCAAACGACTACAGATTTTATCTTCCTCCTACTGACGCAAGCGACGAGGCATATTGCACTT CTCCGTTGAATGCTTCCGGTGTTG TCGATCCTGTACCAAACGTGACTTACATAAAACCAAAGATCGAAGTTCGTACTACTGAAGCTCTCATGCTTGAGTGTACATGTAACTTTACTGTAAAACCCGATGACACAAAGTTGTTGTACACAGTCGAATGGACGATAACGGACACCAGTGGAAAAATTAAACACCTACAAACGACGACGTCAAACAAAAGCGTTGACAAACAGTTCGTCGATGAAACAAAATTAACGGAAAGCACTCTTATTAGCAACGGGATCGATACATTAGGTTTTCGT ATAATGTGTTCTGTCCGCGTCAAGTCTTCGATGGATGGGCGGTACAGCCCTGCGATGAGCAGCGATAGTACATTTTTGGGAATTGAG GTACTTTCGGAACCTGAGATACGTCTTGTGGGGAATGAAAAAGTCAACATAAGTGTTCGGCTTACGGTTCCGTTCCGTTGTAGAACAGAATTAACACATTGTACCTATGACTTCTTGCTTTTCATCCCAGTCGATTATGGGTCCTGCAATAGTCAGAGCATAAGAACAACAGAACGAGACAATAACTGGATATGCGGAGCAAGATTTGGAAAACAAGATGTGGATACAATCAAAAACATTACCATTGCAATTTTCCATGGTCATACGTCAAACAACATAATTGGCAAAATGTACAATGTTTTCTTTCGGACAAGAAGTTTAGTTGGCAATAGATTATTTTCAGACTACGTCCCGGATCCTATACGG ATACAATCCGTGGTTGATTACAAAACAGTTTCCAATGCTTTGTGCTATTCGCATGGTGATCCACAAGTCAAAGCCTTTGAAGCAAG AGATTCATGTCAAATCCAAGAGGCTGGAATTTTCATGTTATACCGAAATAAGGAGTACAATATTGAG GTTCATACCAATCATACATCATGTGGGCGGTATGGGTATTGTAATATCGCTGTAGCTATCTGTGTTGGTCGAGACGTGTACGTTTTTGACTTAGCAAATCATCAAACAGCATTTACTAGGTGCGACGATAGAGTAATGGCTGGCAAAATTCTTAGAGATGGACAATATAGATACAAG ATATTACTTCCGACTGGCGCAGAAATGACTATAAATGTAGGAAGTTTTCTACAGATTGATATAAAACCTGGCCTTCGTGACTTTGACAAAACGGACGGACTGTGTGGAAAATTCGACAACGATTCTAAAAATGATGTTGATTTATGTAAAACATCCGGAAGCTGGAA GATTGATGCAAAGGATAGTCTCTTCAACGAAAAATACGTGCAGAGCTTGCAAGGCTGGTCCGAGAAGCTAAACTTATGCACGTGCAACTGTGATTATACGAAAGACTGTCCGCTCAGTGACACAATCACTTGTAGTCCAGATTCGCGGGAATGGTGCAATATTAACTTGTACAAGAATGTGAGCCACGGGCTGTGCTATATCGGACGCCACAAACGAAGTGCAGATGTTCACAGACGCCATGAATTTCAGTTGGAAGTTGGTCAATCAAAG AAAAACATTAAACGCCCTCGTCGTGAAGTAACGCAAGGACCAATTGATTTGAATGCTGCAAGAAGCATTTGCCTGCGGGAAATGAACACTTCAATCGTGCAGATCTGCTCAAGACTTCCGGGACTTGACGTGGGGTCGTATTATGAAGACTGTGCAAGGGACTTTAtg GTAACAAATTCCCACGAATGGGTACATCAACATATTGAAGGCTTGAAGCAGAAATGCCTGCACTTTGTAGAGGTCAGACAACCACTGCCCCAACATGTACTAGAACACGTTTATATGGTCCAGGAAATTCATACGAATGGTACAAACGATAACTCGTTCTTTGATTCAGACCTGCTTAAACGAATAAAAGATGCGTCTTGCCCTAACGAGTGCAGCAAAAATGGACACTGTGTAAATG GCGAATGTAAGTGTCAAAATAGCTATATAGGCGAGGATTGCTCCAAACTGTACAGTGAGTCCCCAGAAATGATTGGCATACCAGACAATGGGCTGTGCGATCTGGCTGAGAGACCTTGTGAACAGACCATGGTTATTGGACGAAATTTTGTGGAATCATACAATCTCTCTTGTAAATTAGTACCATTAAAG GTAGACCAAGCTAACCAAGTGCAAAGAGGCAATCCAGATATACAAATGGCAAAGATGGACACGTTTGCACAAGTACTGTGTCCTTTAACACAAAACCCGGACAGAAAACGGCGTTTCGCTCAGTTTGACATTTACACCCTTACAATCGGCTACTTCATCTCCATTAGCAACAACCGTGAGATTTTCAGCCAAGAAGACTCCATCGTTATTTTTAATTCGGTGTGTTTGAGTTGCACAAAACAAGCAGGCCTGATCCAATGCAAACAAAAG TCAGGATATTGTGCTCACGAGGGGCGATGCTACATGGAAGGTGATAAACTGGACTGCTTCACGTGTCAGGGGTCTCCTCTCGCTTGGAAACCAGGAAAAG AGTGTCGCCCTCCTGCAAAAGTCAAAAGTGACGACAAACTATGGATCATAGGAATGGTTACTGCGGTCCTTTTTGTGCTCGCAGTGATTATAGTGATGGTCTATAAGTGTATTAGCCCAAA AATGAAGGTGAATGTTCTCCAACAGCGTTATGGCAGTCCGGAGCTCCCAGCAAAGACGGCATATAGAACCAAATTCAACTAG